The following are encoded in a window of Brevibacillus sp. DP1.3A genomic DNA:
- the groL gene encoding chaperonin GroEL (60 kDa chaperone family; promotes refolding of misfolded polypeptides especially under stressful conditions; forms two stacked rings of heptamers to form a barrel-shaped 14mer; ends can be capped by GroES; misfolded proteins enter the barrel where they are refolded when GroES binds): protein MAKQVKFSEDARRSMLRGVETLANAVKVTLGPKGRNVVLEKKFGSPLITNDGVTIAKEIELEDAYENMGAQLVKEVATKTNDIAGDGTTTATVLAAAMIREGLKNVTAGANPMVIRRGMEKAVRAAVEEIKSIAKPVENKSSIAQVAAISADDPEVGNLIAEAMEKVGKDGVITVEESKGFVTELEVVEGMQFDRGYASPYMITDTDKMEAVLNNPYILITDKKISNIQEVLPVLEQVVQSGKPLLIIAEDVEGEALATLVVNKLRGTFTAVAVKAPGFGDRRKAMLQDIAALTGGEVITEELGLDLKSAKLEQLGRAGKIVVTKENTTVVEGAGDKASIEGRVTQIRQQIEDTTSDFDREKLQERLAKLAGGVAVIKVGAATETELKEKKLRIEDALNSTRAAVEEGIVPGGGTTLINAIKAVEAINVGGEEAVGVQIVLRSLEEPVRQIAANAGLEGSVIVERLKKEAVGIGFNAATEEYVNMLEAGIVDAAKVTRSALSNAASVAAMFLTTEAVIADKPEENKAPMGMPDMGGMGGMGMM from the coding sequence ATGGCTAAACAAGTCAAATTCTCTGAAGACGCTCGCCGCTCCATGCTCCGCGGTGTTGAAACTTTGGCAAATGCGGTTAAAGTGACCCTCGGTCCAAAAGGCCGCAACGTGGTTCTTGAGAAAAAATTCGGTTCTCCGTTGATCACTAACGACGGTGTTACCATCGCGAAAGAAATCGAACTGGAAGACGCTTACGAAAACATGGGTGCGCAATTGGTTAAAGAAGTTGCTACCAAAACCAACGACATCGCTGGTGACGGTACAACAACTGCAACTGTACTTGCTGCAGCTATGATCCGTGAAGGTCTGAAAAACGTAACTGCTGGCGCTAACCCAATGGTTATCCGTCGTGGTATGGAAAAAGCAGTTCGTGCAGCTGTAGAAGAAATCAAATCCATCGCGAAGCCGGTTGAGAACAAATCCTCTATCGCGCAAGTAGCTGCTATTTCCGCTGACGATCCAGAAGTTGGTAACCTGATCGCTGAAGCAATGGAAAAAGTGGGCAAAGATGGCGTAATCACTGTTGAAGAATCCAAAGGATTCGTAACAGAGCTGGAAGTAGTAGAAGGTATGCAATTTGACCGTGGCTACGCTTCCCCTTACATGATCACTGACACTGACAAGATGGAAGCGGTTCTGAACAACCCTTACATCCTGATCACTGACAAAAAAATCTCCAACATCCAGGAAGTTCTGCCTGTACTCGAGCAAGTCGTACAAAGTGGCAAACCACTCCTGATCATCGCTGAAGATGTTGAAGGCGAAGCGCTCGCTACTCTCGTAGTGAACAAACTGCGTGGTACCTTCACAGCTGTAGCGGTTAAAGCTCCTGGCTTCGGCGATCGCCGCAAAGCTATGCTGCAAGACATCGCTGCTCTCACTGGCGGTGAAGTAATTACAGAAGAGCTGGGTCTGGACCTGAAATCCGCTAAGCTGGAGCAACTGGGCCGCGCTGGCAAAATCGTGGTTACAAAAGAAAACACAACTGTTGTTGAAGGTGCTGGCGACAAGGCTTCCATCGAGGGCCGCGTAACGCAAATCCGTCAACAAATCGAAGATACTACTTCCGATTTCGATCGCGAAAAACTGCAAGAGCGTCTGGCTAAATTGGCTGGCGGTGTAGCAGTAATCAAAGTCGGTGCAGCTACTGAAACCGAACTGAAAGAGAAAAAACTCCGCATCGAGGACGCTCTGAACTCTACTCGCGCAGCAGTAGAAGAAGGTATCGTACCTGGTGGTGGTACTACTTTGATCAACGCAATCAAAGCGGTTGAAGCGATCAACGTAGGTGGCGAAGAGGCTGTAGGTGTACAAATCGTACTCCGTTCCCTGGAAGAGCCAGTTCGTCAAATCGCTGCGAACGCAGGACTCGAAGGTTCTGTAATCGTAGAGCGTCTGAAAAAAGAAGCAGTGGGCATCGGCTTCAACGCTGCAACTGAAGAGTATGTAAACATGCTCGAAGCTGGTATCGTTGACGCGGCGAAAGTTACTCGTTCCGCACTGTCCAACGCTGCATCTGTAGCGGCTATGTTCCTGACTACAGAAGCAGTAATTGCTGACAAACCAGAAGAAAACAAAGCTCCTATGGGCATGCCAGATATGGGTGGCATGGGCGGTATGGGCATGATGTAA
- the tatA gene encoding twin-arginine translocase TatA/TatE family subunit produces the protein MSSIGIPGLILILVLALVLFGPKKLPELGRAVGHTLKEFKNATRSLTSDDEDDDEEKKRKELASKEASAKTTPVVTEKEATERERIEREVREKMERERLEKEIREKLELERLQMEKEQKNA, from the coding sequence ATGAGCTCAATCGGGATTCCTGGATTAATCTTAATTTTAGTTTTAGCCTTGGTGCTTTTCGGTCCGAAAAAGCTTCCAGAATTGGGGCGTGCGGTAGGTCATACTTTGAAAGAATTCAAAAATGCTACGCGTAGTCTGACGAGCGACGATGAAGACGACGATGAGGAGAAAAAGCGCAAGGAGCTAGCCTCCAAAGAAGCGTCTGCGAAAACAACGCCTGTTGTCACTGAGAAGGAAGCAACGGAGCGGGAGCGAATTGAACGCGAAGTTCGTGAAAAAATGGAACGCGAGCGCTTGGAAAAAGAAATCCGCGAGAAGCTGGAGCTAGAGCGCCTGCAAATGGAAAAAGAACAGAAGAACGCGTAA
- a CDS encoding ABC-F family ATP-binding cassette domain-containing protein: MILLQAEHIEKTYGIETILQDISLQIQTGERVGLVGVNGAGKSTLMKILAGELSYDKGIIRIPKDVTLGYLAQNSGLESERSIWDELLSVFSHLQKEELELRELEAKMGDPAILADEKRYQQLLENYSHRSEAFKEKGGYSYEGAIRGVLHGLRFADFDYTTPIRTLSGGQKTRLALAKLLLQSPTILLLDEPTNYLDIETLTWLETYLQNYQGAILVVSHDRYFLDKLVTVVYEIERTRATRYVGNYSRFLDEKAARLEQDLKRFEKQQEEIAKLEDFIARNIARATTTKRAQSRRKTLEKIDRLDKPIMNNKSVHFSFDVAKMSGTIVMKANNVAIGYPDAVLSQGLTFEIEREERVALVGPNGIGKSTLLKTIVEQLPKLRGDIHFGSNVTIGYYDQEHRNLNERNTVLGEIWDEYPNMQEKDVRTLLGNFLFSGDDVQKKISDLSGGERARVSLAKLMLKQANFLIFDEPTNHLDIFSKEVLENALYDYPGTILFVSHDRYFLNKIASRVLELTGDGVTSYLGNYDYFVEKKQELEELAAEQAAQPSKKQGGTVSAQPEKSSYELDKEAKRRERQRQRRLEEIEVTIQKREADIVKWEEELCLPEIYSDHVQAKERNDQIHAAKEELEQLYDEWSALSEE; encoded by the coding sequence ATGATTTTGCTACAAGCTGAACATATAGAAAAAACGTACGGTATCGAAACCATTCTACAAGACATCTCCCTGCAAATTCAAACCGGGGAACGGGTTGGTCTGGTTGGCGTAAACGGTGCAGGCAAATCGACTCTGATGAAGATCCTCGCCGGCGAGCTAAGCTATGACAAAGGAATTATCCGCATTCCAAAGGATGTTACACTCGGGTATTTGGCACAAAACAGTGGCCTTGAATCGGAACGATCGATTTGGGATGAGTTGCTCTCCGTATTTTCCCATCTACAAAAAGAAGAGCTGGAGCTTCGTGAGCTCGAGGCCAAAATGGGCGACCCGGCTATTCTCGCTGATGAGAAACGTTACCAGCAACTGTTGGAAAATTACTCTCACCGCTCGGAAGCCTTTAAGGAAAAGGGCGGCTACAGCTACGAGGGTGCGATACGTGGGGTTTTGCACGGCCTGCGCTTTGCGGACTTCGATTACACGACGCCGATCCGCACATTGAGCGGCGGACAAAAGACTCGTCTGGCACTCGCCAAGCTGCTGCTCCAATCTCCCACCATTCTCCTGCTCGATGAGCCGACGAACTATCTGGACATCGAGACACTGACTTGGCTGGAGACGTATTTGCAAAACTACCAGGGTGCCATTCTCGTAGTTTCCCATGACCGTTACTTTCTGGACAAGCTCGTGACCGTTGTCTATGAAATCGAACGGACACGCGCTACCCGCTATGTCGGTAACTATAGCCGCTTCCTCGATGAAAAGGCAGCTCGGCTCGAACAGGATTTGAAGCGATTCGAAAAGCAGCAGGAAGAGATCGCCAAGCTGGAGGATTTCATCGCGCGAAACATCGCTAGGGCTACGACGACCAAACGAGCACAGAGCCGACGCAAGACGTTGGAAAAGATTGACCGCTTGGACAAGCCAATCATGAACAACAAATCCGTCCACTTCTCCTTTGATGTGGCGAAAATGAGCGGCACCATTGTGATGAAAGCAAACAACGTCGCGATTGGCTACCCGGATGCTGTCCTTTCTCAGGGCCTTACGTTTGAAATCGAGCGCGAGGAGCGTGTGGCATTGGTCGGTCCCAATGGTATCGGGAAATCGACACTGTTAAAAACGATTGTGGAACAGTTGCCTAAGCTGCGTGGCGATATTCATTTCGGAAGCAATGTAACGATCGGGTACTACGACCAGGAGCATCGTAACCTGAACGAACGGAATACGGTGCTGGGCGAAATTTGGGATGAGTACCCGAACATGCAGGAAAAGGACGTCCGCACCTTACTCGGCAACTTCTTGTTTAGCGGTGATGATGTACAAAAGAAGATCAGCGACCTTTCTGGAGGAGAGCGTGCACGCGTCTCTCTGGCAAAGCTCATGCTGAAGCAAGCAAACTTCCTGATCTTCGACGAGCCGACGAACCACTTGGATATTTTCAGCAAGGAAGTGCTCGAGAATGCCCTCTACGATTATCCGGGTACGATCCTGTTCGTCTCCCATGACCGTTACTTCTTAAACAAGATTGCCTCCCGTGTACTAGAGCTGACAGGTGATGGCGTAACCAGCTATTTGGGTAACTATGATTACTTCGTGGAGAAAAAGCAGGAACTGGAAGAACTCGCAGCCGAACAAGCAGCACAGCCCTCAAAAAAACAAGGCGGTACCGTATCGGCACAGCCTGAGAAATCCTCTTATGAGCTAGATAAGGAAGCGAAACGTCGCGAACGTCAACGTCAGCGCCGTTTGGAAGAAATTGAGGTCACGATCCAAAAACGAGAGGCTGACATTGTCAAATGGGAGGAAGAGCTATGTCTCCCGGAAATTTATAGCGATCATGTGCAGGCAAAAGAACGCAACGATCAAATCCATGCTGCCAAAGAAGAACTAGAGCAGTTGTATGACGAGTGGAGCGCGCTATCAGAGGAGTAA
- a CDS encoding molybdopterin-binding protein yields MVEKPQMREVPVREAIGMMLPHDMTQILPGEFKGRLFKKGHVVTEADIEPLLSIGKEHIYVLEMPEGYIHEEEAGIRIAKAVSGPGLTLTPPYEGKVSMKAARTGLAKINEEAVHALNKLEGIAFSTIYGDQVVHPGHTLAATRIIPLIMEESRIIELEQLAKQFDEPIVQVKTFQDKRVGLVTTGGEVFSGRIADKFGPVIRNKVEALGSTLVDQRFAPDDKEAIEQQIHSFLDEGVDLILVTGGMSVDPDDRTPGAIAGVGAEVVRYGTPMLPGSMLMVAYKGDVPILGLPGAVMHETFTSFDVFLPRILVGERIVASDMTRLGYGGLRKC; encoded by the coding sequence TTGGTAGAAAAACCTCAGATGCGGGAAGTGCCAGTGCGTGAAGCGATCGGAATGATGCTTCCTCACGATATGACGCAAATCTTGCCTGGAGAATTCAAAGGACGCTTGTTTAAAAAAGGGCATGTTGTCACCGAGGCGGATATTGAGCCGCTGTTGTCGATTGGCAAAGAACATATTTACGTGCTGGAGATGCCAGAAGGCTACATCCATGAGGAAGAAGCAGGCATTCGTATCGCGAAGGCTGTATCCGGACCAGGCTTGACCTTGACGCCTCCTTATGAGGGCAAGGTGTCGATGAAGGCTGCGAGAACCGGTTTGGCCAAAATCAACGAGGAAGCTGTCCATGCGTTGAACAAACTCGAAGGAATTGCGTTCTCCACGATTTACGGCGATCAGGTCGTGCATCCGGGACATACATTGGCTGCTACGAGAATCATCCCGTTAATTATGGAAGAGTCTCGAATCATCGAGCTGGAGCAACTGGCCAAACAGTTTGACGAACCGATTGTACAAGTAAAAACGTTTCAGGATAAAAGAGTGGGGCTTGTTACGACAGGGGGAGAAGTTTTCTCTGGCAGGATTGCAGACAAGTTCGGTCCTGTGATTCGAAACAAGGTAGAAGCTCTCGGCTCTACTCTAGTAGACCAGCGTTTTGCGCCAGATGACAAGGAAGCGATCGAACAACAGATTCATTCGTTCCTCGATGAAGGAGTCGATCTGATCTTGGTCACGGGTGGCATGTCTGTCGATCCAGATGACCGCACGCCGGGAGCGATTGCAGGAGTAGGAGCGGAAGTAGTGCGCTACGGTACGCCGATGCTGCCGGGCTCCATGCTAATGGTTGCTTACAAAGGCGATGTGCCGATTCTCGGTTTGCCGGGAGCGGTCATGCATGAAACGTTTACTTCCTTTGATGTATTTTTGCCGCGCATTTTGGTTGGGGAGCGAATAGTCGCTTCCGATATGACAAGACTCGGATATGGTGGTTTACGAAAGTGCTAG
- a CDS encoding HAD family hydrolase, with translation MSKRWISFDLDGTLMQNPFGAWVFPEIARVISGQLGREHDIVSEMVTEHERRMSQERYVEAYDWDDILVSRCDALCIEKKIDIESLVRKHSVMPKVDLLEDGIPQMLEEIKRRGFSLAVVTNGFYKFQAPVMEALGLLDYFDEIITPERAGTGKPDPAILQKLQGEVIAHVGDRLDHDIQLANRSHVTSILIERKLPEELLRLQPQMRANDHGMRLFCLEKWRKECKNPLLSELPELFMPRIVVRSMGELLSALDEQGMG, from the coding sequence ATGAGCAAACGCTGGATTAGCTTTGATCTGGATGGAACCTTGATGCAAAACCCATTTGGAGCGTGGGTATTTCCGGAGATTGCGCGTGTAATCTCCGGTCAGTTAGGAAGAGAGCATGATATTGTTTCAGAAATGGTAACCGAGCATGAGCGGCGTATGTCCCAAGAACGCTACGTAGAAGCGTATGATTGGGATGATATCCTTGTTAGTAGATGCGATGCATTGTGTATAGAAAAAAAGATTGATATTGAATCGCTGGTTCGGAAACACTCTGTAATGCCCAAGGTTGATTTGCTCGAGGATGGAATTCCCCAGATGCTCGAGGAGATAAAGAGGCGAGGCTTTTCGTTGGCAGTGGTCACAAATGGCTTTTACAAGTTTCAGGCACCAGTAATGGAGGCATTAGGTTTGCTGGATTACTTTGATGAGATCATTACGCCAGAACGAGCTGGTACTGGCAAGCCGGATCCAGCTATTCTGCAAAAACTGCAGGGAGAAGTAATTGCTCATGTAGGAGATCGCTTGGATCATGACATTCAACTTGCTAACCGCAGTCATGTAACCTCTATATTAATAGAACGAAAATTGCCAGAGGAATTGTTGAGACTCCAACCGCAGATGCGCGCAAATGATCACGGAATGCGTTTGTTTTGCTTGGAGAAGTGGAGGAAGGAGTGCAAGAATCCTTTATTGTCAGAGCTTCCGGAGCTTTTCATGCCGCGAATTGTTGTTCGTTCTATGGGAGAATTGCTGTCTGCTCTGGATGAACAAGGGATGGGATAA
- a CDS encoding molybdenum cofactor biosynthesis protein B, whose product MSKWKVGVISASDSIARGDRVDDRMPIVRHLTREWLHVDVAVYRAVSDDMEDLQEHMIELVDREKCDLLIVTGGTGLSPRDVTPEVTAWVIDRPVPGLAEEMRRAGLKQSRRAMLTRAVAGTRGNSLIINLPGNPKGVEICFNAIGDMLSDALHILQGTGEANEDWGGLHW is encoded by the coding sequence GTGAGCAAGTGGAAGGTAGGCGTTATTTCTGCAAGTGATTCGATTGCCAGAGGAGATCGTGTGGACGATCGTATGCCAATCGTTCGTCATCTGACAAGGGAATGGCTTCACGTAGATGTCGCTGTATACCGTGCCGTTAGTGATGATATGGAAGATTTGCAAGAACATATGATTGAGCTCGTAGACCGCGAAAAATGCGATCTGTTGATTGTTACGGGGGGCACGGGGCTTAGCCCGCGTGACGTTACGCCAGAAGTGACAGCGTGGGTCATTGACAGACCAGTCCCAGGCTTGGCCGAAGAAATGCGCCGTGCTGGTTTGAAGCAATCCCGCCGGGCGATGTTGACCCGGGCAGTTGCGGGAACGAGGGGTAATTCGTTGATTATCAACCTCCCAGGTAATCCGAAAGGAGTAGAAATCTGTTTCAATGCGATTGGCGATATGCTATCCGACGCTTTGCACATTTTGCAAGGAACGGGAGAAGCAAATGAAGATTGGGGAGGATTGCATTGGTAG
- the groES gene encoding co-chaperone GroES, translating into MLKPLGDRVVIEAISKDETTASGIVLPDSAKEKPQEGRVIAVGSGRVADNGERIALEVKEGDKVIFSKYAGTEVKVDNKEYLVLRESDILAIIG; encoded by the coding sequence GTGCTTAAGCCATTGGGTGACCGTGTGGTAATCGAAGCTATCTCCAAAGACGAAACGACTGCAAGCGGTATCGTTTTGCCTGATTCTGCAAAGGAAAAACCGCAAGAAGGCCGCGTAATCGCAGTAGGTTCTGGCCGTGTTGCTGACAACGGCGAGCGCATCGCTTTGGAAGTAAAAGAAGGCGATAAAGTAATCTTCTCCAAATACGCTGGTACTGAAGTAAAGGTAGACAACAAAGAATACCTCGTGCTGCGCGAATCCGATATCCTCGCGATCATCGGTTAA
- a CDS encoding 5-formyltetrahydrofolate cyclo-ligase has product MDQKTNKKQLRSHILERRKSMSAREREQFSREVCDHLLSHERLADAKAIMAFHPFGDELDILPFLHEAKKRGQDIWLPLTNVADRRLIPYRYTGPHMLKQGVYGIWEPDPALAEEADVSHLDALLVPGVAFDSKGGRMGYGGGYYDRFLATLKKLPFLVGVGFSIQVVEHVPLESHDVLLDEVVTEKGLLHF; this is encoded by the coding sequence ATGGACCAAAAAACGAATAAAAAACAGCTGCGAAGCCATATTTTGGAGAGACGCAAGTCCATGTCTGCAAGGGAACGGGAGCAGTTTTCCAGAGAGGTATGCGATCATTTGCTGTCTCATGAAAGGCTGGCTGATGCCAAAGCAATCATGGCTTTCCATCCTTTTGGAGATGAACTGGATATTCTGCCCTTTCTACATGAGGCAAAAAAGCGAGGCCAAGACATATGGCTGCCGCTCACAAACGTTGCCGATAGACGTCTCATTCCCTATCGGTATACAGGACCGCACATGCTAAAGCAAGGAGTCTACGGGATTTGGGAGCCGGACCCTGCTTTGGCAGAAGAAGCGGACGTATCACACTTGGATGCGCTCCTTGTTCCCGGCGTTGCTTTTGACAGCAAGGGCGGACGTATGGGGTATGGCGGTGGTTATTATGACCGCTTTCTGGCAACGCTGAAAAAGCTCCCGTTCTTGGTTGGAGTCGGCTTTTCTATTCAGGTTGTGGAGCATGTACCGCTAGAGTCTCATGATGTTTTGTTAGATGAAGTTGTCACCGAAAAAGGTCTTCTGCATTTTTGA
- a CDS encoding CAP-associated domain-containing protein yields MHKWLWIGLIALGVLGISRLFTSDTTSFIRVNLNPASIYWDGREIVANEKPEYYTEDGKEIPASLEYEGTLYVPLSMISRHLNKPIGWDETSQTAWVGQPPVFSIGQPEKQTTPDAVPASLSLPQKPATTKPPAAPIREEKPNTIFDIALGISSKEVHKLLGEPARKEPSSLGFQWWVYNREPARYIQVGIADDKVVDVYSLAPTAKLGNIGVGTSQQSLERQLDVHNIVSFSFQGAQIQITNQKQQRPLVMKDGTPFIYYLDKQNGNKVTAVRMMDTQMLLRGSFYETKWTYQGQAPNFDPPPLRVGEREQVNAASERQILDLVNVSRYRYKLAPLQWNEKAADVARKHSIDMEGNNFFDHISVTTGSNPFDRMKSASLAYSMAGENIAAGYTDAIEAHEGWMNSPGHRKNVLEKGFTQLGVGVYTDYFTQTFLTPMK; encoded by the coding sequence ATGCACAAATGGCTCTGGATTGGCTTAATTGCCCTGGGAGTCTTGGGAATCAGCCGTCTCTTCACTTCGGATACTACTTCCTTTATACGTGTCAACCTTAACCCAGCCTCCATCTATTGGGATGGCCGTGAAATCGTCGCAAACGAAAAGCCCGAGTACTACACGGAGGATGGCAAGGAAATACCAGCTTCCTTAGAATACGAAGGAACGCTATATGTACCTCTGTCCATGATCAGTCGCCACTTGAATAAGCCTATCGGTTGGGATGAAACTTCCCAAACTGCTTGGGTCGGTCAACCTCCTGTATTCTCAATCGGACAACCTGAAAAACAGACTACACCCGATGCAGTCCCTGCCTCTCTGTCGCTTCCCCAAAAGCCTGCAACAACCAAACCACCTGCAGCACCCATTCGAGAGGAGAAGCCTAACACGATTTTCGATATAGCTCTTGGCATTTCTTCTAAGGAAGTACACAAACTGTTAGGTGAGCCTGCCCGCAAAGAGCCAAGCAGTCTCGGCTTTCAATGGTGGGTGTACAATCGTGAGCCTGCCCGATACATTCAAGTCGGCATCGCAGATGACAAAGTCGTCGATGTGTACTCTCTTGCTCCGACAGCAAAGCTCGGAAACATCGGAGTTGGCACCAGCCAGCAATCACTCGAGCGTCAGTTGGATGTACACAACATTGTTTCTTTCTCTTTTCAGGGGGCACAAATCCAGATTACCAATCAAAAGCAGCAACGCCCTCTCGTTATGAAAGACGGCACCCCCTTCATTTATTACTTGGACAAGCAGAATGGCAACAAAGTCACCGCCGTACGTATGATGGATACGCAAATGCTATTGCGCGGCAGTTTTTACGAAACGAAATGGACCTATCAAGGTCAGGCACCCAATTTTGATCCCCCGCCGCTTCGTGTCGGTGAACGAGAGCAAGTCAATGCTGCATCTGAACGGCAAATCCTCGATCTGGTCAATGTCTCCCGCTACCGATACAAGCTTGCGCCCCTTCAATGGAACGAAAAAGCTGCCGATGTGGCACGAAAACACAGCATAGACATGGAGGGCAACAATTTCTTTGATCACATCTCTGTGACTACCGGCAGTAATCCATTTGACCGCATGAAAAGTGCCTCTCTCGCTTACAGCATGGCCGGAGAGAATATTGCAGCAGGCTACACAGATGCCATCGAAGCCCATGAAGGCTGGATGAACAGTCCAGGTCATCGCAAAAACGTACTCGAAAAAGGCTTTACCCAATTAGGAGTGGGCGTATATACAGACTACTTCACCCAAACCTTCCTCACTCCCATGAAATAA
- the tatC gene encoding twin-arginine translocase subunit TatC translates to MKDQEMTVVEHLTELRKRIIWVLAVFIVALVVGFFLAGPLVDYLKQEPIADGVPIVSLHPSDALRVYMQVAFIVGAVITLPVALYHVWRFVSPGMEVQEKRGTLYFIPAACFLFIVGILFGYYVVFPMVMQFMTSITASMGADPNYGIAQYFGFMFNMVIPFGILFQLPIIVMFLTRLRILNPMRLAKARRYAYFALAVVGITLTPPEIVSDILVIIPLLLLYELSIWLSRVVYRKQLKEQEAWEQEYGSLETNEPVQ, encoded by the coding sequence ATGAAGGATCAGGAAATGACAGTGGTAGAACACCTGACGGAACTGCGCAAGCGCATCATATGGGTGCTGGCCGTGTTTATTGTCGCACTGGTCGTCGGGTTTTTCCTCGCCGGTCCACTCGTGGATTATTTAAAGCAAGAACCGATTGCGGATGGCGTGCCCATTGTCTCGTTGCATCCGTCAGACGCACTTCGTGTTTACATGCAGGTTGCCTTCATAGTGGGCGCTGTCATCACACTGCCTGTAGCACTTTATCACGTTTGGCGTTTTGTTTCGCCAGGGATGGAAGTACAGGAAAAGCGCGGGACGCTTTATTTCATCCCGGCGGCTTGTTTTCTGTTTATCGTTGGTATCCTGTTTGGCTACTACGTCGTTTTCCCGATGGTCATGCAGTTTATGACCAGTATTACAGCATCGATGGGCGCAGACCCGAACTACGGAATCGCGCAATACTTTGGCTTCATGTTTAATATGGTCATTCCGTTCGGCATACTGTTCCAACTGCCGATTATCGTCATGTTCCTGACGAGACTGCGCATCCTCAATCCAATGAGGCTGGCAAAGGCACGACGCTACGCTTACTTTGCACTAGCTGTAGTCGGGATTACCTTAACACCTCCTGAGATTGTCAGTGATATTCTCGTGATCATCCCTTTGCTGTTGCTGTACGAGCTGAGCATTTGGCTATCCCGTGTTGTATATCGCAAGCAATTGAAAGAACAAGAAGCGTGGGAACAAGAATACGGCAGTCTGGAAACAAACGAACCCGTTCAATAA